ATCGGGTTGTTCCGGCAGTTATTTACTCACTCTTATTTCGCAGCGTCGTACTCTTTATCGCATTTGGCAAGGAAGTCATTTATATTTTTGGTCTCATCCATGCCAGCTTGAGCGTTTTTCGCAAAATTCTGGGTAATAGAGGCGAGGTCGAAACCAGAAGGATAGTAATGATCCGGGAAGTTTGCGACTTTTCCGTTAGCAATGTCTTCTTTGACACCTGCAACTGATTTATCGTTCTGTGTGACACCTTTTATTGCCGAAAATGCAAACTGATTGTCTATGTATTTCTGCGCAGTATCAGGTTCCATCATATATTCGAGGAATTTCTTAGCGGCATCAATATTGGATGCACTCTTTGATATTGCAAAAAGTACATCAACACCGGATGTTACATAGTTTTTCGAAGTATCGTTGGATGCAGGAAGTGCAAAAAGGTTAACATTAAAGTTTGGATTGGTTTTCTTGAACTCTGGGATTGTCCAGTTACCGTTAATCATCATAGCGGCCTTGCCCTCTGCAAAAAGCTTATTGCCGTCTGTGTATGTTGTACCTAACATATCTTTTTGGCCGTATTTCAATAACTCAAGATATTTTTGGGCAATTTCTTTATGAGTGGCAGCAAATGTGGTTTTTCCTTCAAGCCTTTCGGTCAGGAAGTTTTCAGGAGCAAGGTCAGGCGCCATGCTGTTCCACGGGCAAAGGCTGGTCCAAGCATCTTTGAAAGTAAACATGAATGGCTGAAC
This DNA window, taken from [Clostridium] cellulosi, encodes the following:
- a CDS encoding extracellular solute-binding protein (High confidence in function and specificity); this encodes MKKTKTTLAALLSLALIGSTLAGCSNSASNKENSSGASGGTVKLELFSTKAENLDILKTLVSTYEKNNPNVKITITAPGSSAGTALKTRLTKNDLPDIIAMGGDATYTEVESAGVLEDLSNEPFAANIQDAYKQMVYDVQENKEETLYGVPYATNASGILYNEDIFNKYNISVPKTWDELISVCKTLQSKGVQPFMFTFKDAWTSLCPWNSMAPDLAPENFLTERLEGKTTFAATHKEIAQKYLELLKYGQKDMLGTTYTDGNKLFAEGKAAMMINGNWTIPEFKKTNPNFNVNLFALPASNDTSKNYVTSGVDVLFAISKSASNIDAAKKFLEYMMEPDTAQKYIDNQFAFSAIKGVTQNDKSVAGVKEDIANGKVANFPDHYYPSGFDLASITQNFAKNAQAGMDETKNINDFLAKCDKEYDAAK